The proteins below come from a single Pristiophorus japonicus isolate sPriJap1 chromosome 18, sPriJap1.hap1, whole genome shotgun sequence genomic window:
- the LOC139228649 gene encoding ras-related protein Rab-11B, translating into MGTRDDEYDYLFKVVLIGDSGVGKSNLLSRFTRNEFNLESKSTIGVEFATRSIQVDGKTIKAQIWDTAGQERYRAITSAYYRGAVGALLVYDIAKHLTYENVERWLKELRDHADNNIVIMLVGNKSDLRHLRAVPTDEARAFAEKNNLSFIETSALDSTNVEEAFKNILTEIYRIVSQKQISDRSAHDESPGNNVVDISVPPTTDGQKSNKLQCCQNM; encoded by the exons ATGGGAACCAGGGATGATGAATATGATTACCTCTTTAAAG TTGTGTTGATTGGGGATTCCGGGGTTGGAAAGAGCAATCTCCTGTCAAGGTTCACGCGCAACGAGTTTAATCTGGAGAGTAAGAGCACCATTGGAGTGGAGTTTGCCACCAGGAGTATCCAGGTAGATGGAAAGACAATTAAAGCACAGATCTGGGACACAGCCGGACAGGAGCGATACCGCGCCATCACTTCCGC GTACTACCGTGGGGCTGTCGGTGCTCTGCTCGTGTACGATATTGCCAAACATCTAACGTACGAGAATGTCGAGCGATGGCTGAAGGAGTTGCGTGACCACGCTGACAACAACATTGTCATCATGCTGGTCGGAAACAAGAGTGACCTCCGTCATCTGAGAGCTGTGCCAACGGATGAGGCTCGGGCCTTCGCTG AAAAGAATAACCTATCATTTATTGAAACATCGGCACTGGATTCAACGAATGTAGAGGAAGCATTTAAAAATATTCTTACAG AAATTTACCGCATAGTTTCGCAGAAGCAGATTTCTGATCGATCAGCTCACGATGAATCACCTGGTAACAATGTGGTAGACATCAGTGTCCCCCCAACGACTGATGGGCAGAAATCTAATAAACTGCAGTGTTGCCAAAATATGTGA